One genomic region from Deinococcus budaensis encodes:
- a CDS encoding HRDC domain-containing protein: MTAEHLSASPRPDARLVALHAERGDPHARLAGALAALEGADWGLTLAGEGALARQLAALLGQGVLRVDERLGVDRAALAGQGLAAATLDADWTGARAVWLAEPDERLLRRAERAGVPVIVDATLAPGGGWFPQGAALVVYRHAVTLTGFADGQLALLFGSGEAPAPTAPAPADTAVALALRDVATLPLRLARAARTVSQLAERLGGAALPFGPTALLLPPDAAPDTPWPPGGVLAATRSVDGGVVFSPGLQDVDTALALLRGRPQPLGEPQPLVRERPVGAPQDLAEPEAPGEGRPPRREIRFRRDRADRPERFRPEEAQDEEGRAGPSQNGREPLERVPFGRDQAAPPRTEQAPVAQTRPQPDQARPDRPLADAPHPDSLSRVTFEAPGAAPAEEESWTPEIVFSGTGQAADPAPLPIPVSGGPDEPELEVTPPLAAPETGPDQTAPAPSAGEPAPEARAGAAPSPAASSPAAPSPADEAPAASGLTLAPDLPTLEAGGEGGPPDPAADLTDEQAAIYARLREWRNAEARRQEVSRFIIASNATLAEIARRVPYTMDDLKAVKGMGPERLRKYGEKMLEVVRG, from the coding sequence ATGACTGCTGAGCACCTCTCTGCCTCCCCCCGCCCCGATGCCCGGCTGGTGGCCCTGCACGCCGAGCGGGGCGACCCGCACGCCCGGCTGGCGGGCGCGCTCGCGGCGCTGGAGGGCGCCGACTGGGGCCTGACGCTGGCGGGCGAAGGAGCGCTGGCCCGGCAACTCGCCGCGCTGCTGGGCCAGGGCGTGCTGCGGGTGGACGAGCGGCTGGGCGTGGACCGCGCGGCGCTGGCGGGGCAGGGCCTGGCGGCAGCCACCCTGGATGCCGACTGGACCGGCGCCCGCGCCGTGTGGCTGGCCGAACCCGACGAGCGGCTCTTGCGGCGCGCCGAGCGGGCGGGCGTGCCGGTGATCGTGGACGCCACGCTGGCGCCGGGGGGCGGCTGGTTTCCCCAGGGGGCGGCGCTGGTCGTCTACCGCCACGCCGTGACCCTGACCGGCTTCGCGGACGGGCAGCTGGCCCTGCTGTTCGGCAGCGGCGAGGCGCCCGCGCCCACCGCCCCCGCCCCCGCCGACACCGCCGTGGCCCTGGCACTGCGCGACGTGGCGACCCTGCCGCTGCGGCTGGCCCGCGCGGCCCGCACCGTCTCGCAACTGGCCGAGCGGCTGGGCGGCGCGGCGCTCCCCTTCGGCCCGACCGCGCTGCTGCTGCCGCCCGACGCCGCGCCCGATACCCCCTGGCCCCCCGGCGGGGTGCTGGCCGCCACCCGCAGCGTGGACGGCGGCGTGGTCTTCTCGCCCGGCCTGCAAGATGTGGACACGGCGCTGGCGCTGCTGCGCGGGCGCCCGCAACCGCTGGGCGAGCCGCAGCCGCTGGTGCGCGAGCGGCCCGTCGGCGCCCCGCAGGACCTGGCCGAGCCGGAGGCCCCCGGCGAGGGCCGCCCGCCCCGCCGCGAGATCCGCTTTCGCCGCGACCGCGCCGACCGCCCCGAGCGGTTCCGCCCCGAGGAGGCGCAGGACGAGGAGGGGCGGGCCGGGCCATCCCAGAACGGGCGGGAGCCGCTGGAGCGGGTGCCGTTTGGCCGGGATCAGGCGGCCCCGCCCCGTACCGAGCAGGCCCCCGTGGCCCAGACCCGGCCGCAGCCCGATCAGGCCCGCCCCGACCGCCCCCTGGCCGACGCGCCGCACCCCGATTCGCTCTCCCGCGTCACCTTTGAAGCGCCCGGCGCCGCTCCTGCCGAGGAGGAGAGCTGGACGCCCGAGATCGTCTTCAGCGGCACCGGGCAGGCGGCCGACCCCGCGCCGCTGCCCATCCCGGTGAGCGGCGGTCCCGACGAGCCGGAACTGGAGGTCACGCCCCCACTGGCTGCGCCCGAGACTGGGCCAGACCAGACGGCCCCGGCGCCCTCCGCCGGGGAACCGGCGCCCGAAGCCCGGGCCGGAGCGGCACCCAGCCCAGCAGCATCCAGCCCAGCAGCACCCAGCCCGGCCGACGAGGCCCCGGCCGCCTCTGGCCTGACGCTGGCCCCGGACCTCCCCACGCTGGAGGCGGGCGGCGAGGGCGGGCCTCCCGATCCCGCCGCCGACCTCACCGACGAGCAGGCCGCGATCTACGCCCGGCTGCGCGAGTGGCGCAACGCCGAGGCCCGGCGCCAAGAGGTCAGCCGTTTCATCATCGCCAGCAACGCCACCCTGGCCGAGATCGCCCGCCGGGTGCCCTACACGATGGACGACCTGAAGGCCGTCAAGGGCATGGGGCCGGAGCGGCTGCGCAAGTACGGCGAGAAGATGCTGGAAGTGGTGCGGGGGTAG